The DNA window CTGGGCGAGGTAGAGGCCGAAGTACTTCTGGCTGTCGACGAGTTCCTTGGCGTTGAGCAGCTCGATCGCCTTCTTCGCGGCAGCCTCGTTGTCAGCATCCGTGTGGTGCATTGGGATGTGCTTGAAGGAGGTGGTGTCGGGGAAGATGAGGCGGTCGTTGAAGGCATACTTGGTATCAAGACGGTGGCCGAGGATAATGTGCGCGAGCTGGAAGGCAAGCGCGGCGTTCAGGTCGCCTGCCTGCTGGGCTCCATCCTGGGTGACGATGCCGGTGGTGTCGATGAGGCCCTTCGAGAGGATGATCGTGTTGCCGACGGCGAGCGATTCGAGCGGCTCGGTCATCAGGGTCCGCACGCGTATTGGGCGCGAGACGGTGATGTTGTTGTAGGCGAGGATGTTGCTGGCAAGCGCTTCGAGGGTCTTGTCGAACTCGCTGCCCGGAGCGTCGAGGAGGCCAGCTTCGAAGAGGCGCTCGATGACGTTGTCTTCCGCCTGCTGCACCCAGGCGCGCTGAGCTCCGAGAGGGCTCACATCCTGCGCATCGTTCGAGACGTCGGTCGCGCCTTCGACTTCAACCGAGGTGTTCTCGGCTTCCTTCTCAGGGACCTTCAACACATAACCCCAGATGTGGTTGATGGCCTTGAACTGGAGGGTCTTGGTGGGGCTCTTGGGGTCGGTCTCTTCGACGTAGATAGAGTTGGGGAGCCAGAGATCCGGCTGGACGTTGGTACGCCAGCTATCGAAGTGATAGTACTCCTTGAAGTCCTTCTCGGTGCCGGAGACGTTGCCGTCGAAGCGGACGACGTTGCCGTTGTGGGTCTCAACCCAGATACGGCCAATGAACTTGCCAGCCAGCTTGCTGTTACCGGGGATGATGCTCTTGTTGGCGATGGGTGTTACGTCGAAGACGGCGGTGGGGACGTTGCCGAGGAACTCGTTGCGGACGTAGCCGAAGTTGTAATAGGAGCGGCTGAAGTCCTCGTCATCCATGACGAGCATGCGGGCGAAGCCTGCCGGGTTGAACTGAAGGCGAAGGCCGTTGCCGAGGCCACCGGCGAAGCCGAGGGTGTGCTTGAAGAGGCTGCCGATCTTGTGGTCTTCCTTGGCCTTGATGTCGTTGCGCGCGAAGGAGTCTTCGCCGATGTGCTTGCCGAAGTCGATGCGGGTGAGGTACTGCTCGTCGGACTCGGGCACCTGGACGACGCCGGGTTCGGGACGCATGTTCTGGATATAAATCTCGAGCAGCGGCGTGCGCTCTTTGATGACCTTTACGGTTGCGGCCTCGCGGGCGATCGCCTTGTCGAGAAGCGCGTTCTGCGCCGGGGTCAGCTTGCGGGCCGGAGCCTCTTCCTTCTTCTTCTTACCGCCGATACCCAGAACGGCGTTTGCCGGAAGCGAAGTAGAGATGAGCAGGGCCGCTGACAGCAGCGTCGCGAGGGGATGTTTCCGAAAGACCATTTTGTAAAGCTCCTGAACTTGCTCGCTGAAACTAAGAGGTTGGAAGACTACGTTCTCCAGCATACGGCTGGTGCTCCGGGCCGCAAGGCCGTGATTGGTTCGAATCAGCCGTTCGATTCAGACTGGAACGTCACGGTGACGTTTCCTTCCCAGTCGACAGGGTGACCGTTGGCATCGACCGCGGGCTGGAAGCGCATGGCCTGGGCGGCGTGTTCCGCCGACTGGTCGAGACCGTGGCCAAGTGGGCGAGTGATCTGGAGGACGGTGACAGCACCGGTGGCAGAGACGCGGATGCGCACCTGAACAACGCCGTTGATGTGTAACGCGGTGGCCTCAGCGGTGTATACGGGCTTCGGCTTGTAGATGACCTTAGGCGTGTTCTGGGGAACGCCGGGTGCAGCCGCGGCACCAGGCTTAGGCAGCGAAACCTGCTGGACTTGTCCAAGATTGACCTGACCGGCGGTATGGCCGGTCGAGTTCATGGGGCCAGTACCGCCAGCTACGCCGAGCTTCACGCCCTGCACGGGACGGACGCCGTTGCCGGTCATCTGCTGACCGCCGGGGCTTCCGGAGCCGAGGTTGACAGCAGTCGCAGCGGGGCCGCCGCCAGTGTTCGAGGCGGGCATGCCGGCCAGGCCCTTCTGGCCGAGGTTGATGGCAGAAACCGCAGGGCGGTTCGAGGGGGCGATGGGATTGTTGGCGCTACCCAGGGCCACTGCTGTCGGGTGAGGCGAGTTGTTGACTACCGAGGCGGCCATCGGATGCGCAAGGCTGACGACGACGGGCGCCGGGGGGGCGACCACTTTCTTGGGTGCGGCAGGCGTGACGACCGGGGCAGGCTGGGTCATCTTCACTTCAGCAGGCTTGGGTGCCTCGATCGGCTTTACATCGGGCAGCTTGATCTTGGGGGGATCGACCTTGACGACAGGCGGCGTGGGCGGCGGTGGCTCGTGCAGGATCTTTGGTTCCGGCGGCGGCAGGGGCTTGACGACGGGCATGATCAGCATCGTCTCTTCGCGCCGGGCGTCGAGGGTCTTCTTGGCGGTGACGCTCAGAACGATGACAAGGGCGACTATCAGCACGTTGATGACGATGGCCGTGGCGGTCGAAGCCTTGCTCTGCTTGCCGGCGTCGAGCAGGCCAAAGTCTTTGAACTGACGACTGGAGGCGGATGCTGCACGTTTCGCGGCGACGGCCGCTGGCTTGAGCTGTTCGGGGAGTGGTTGCAGCGTATTGGCCATGATATCGGAGCGCCCTTTGTGCAGCTTCCTGCCGGAAGCTGGTAGTCGAGTGATGATTTGGATGGTCAGGTTGAACTCTATCGGTTAGAGCCTGAACACCCCGGCTAAAAGCTGCAACAAGTCACGTCGTCGAGCGAATGGTCGTGGCTGGCTGCCACCCTATGTTTACTTGCCGCTCCGGAGTTCGGTCGCATCGGTAGCGGCAAAAAATCGGTACGCTCTAACAGGGTACACTTCCGTAACCGATGTTAGTATCGTCGCCTGTCCACAGCGGCATGGCACTTGCACTTTTGTTGCAGGGATGCACCCTACGGAACTATGCCGTTTGACTGCATTTTTGCGTTTTCCCTCTCTATCACTCTCTGACGCAGAAAGCAGGCTTGAGGGTTACATAGGGGTAAACCCGCCTCTGCGTTCGTGGCCTGTTTTGAAGCAGAGGCGGCTTGGGTGAAGATGCGCGAACTCTGCCTCAGGATCAAATCCGATTCGATTTCGACGAGGCAGGGGGAGCAAAAGTCACCCGGTATTTTTTTCTGGGAAGTGGCACTTTCGGGGCAGTTCCGGGGAGTATTCAGCGTTTAAGGCCATTCAGGGCCTTGCGATAGCGCTCGGGAGGGTCGGGCATCTGACTCTCCTTCACTGCCGCGCGGTAGCCACCGTTGTAGATGGAGTACATGACGGCGAGCGAGCAGCCGACGCCAAAGATGAATCCGAAGAATATCGCGAACATTGCCGACCAGAGAATCGTCATGCTGATCGCAGTCTACAGGGAGATACACTGATCGAACCGTAAACGATTTGGTTTGAAGATATTGGAGAAGAAATGAGATCTCTGTATGCGTTTTGTGTCCTGTCCGCCTGCGTTCTGGCTGGGTGTAGCCCGCTGTTGACTTCTGAGATACAGGGGCAGGAGGTGTCGGCTTTGGTCGACAAACAGGAGTCAAATCTGCTGGCGACTTATAAGTCGCTGCACGCTGCGCCGGAGCTATCGCACCACGAGGAGAAGACCTCTGCCCTGCTCGCCGGCGAGCTTCGAGCGGCGGGTTACGAGGTGACCGAGCATGTGGGGGTCTATGCGGACGGCTCGAAGGCGTTCGGAGTGGTGGCGATCCTGAAGAACGGAGCTGGGCCGACGCTGTTGGTACGGGCGGATATGGACGCTCTGCCGGTGACGGAGAAGACTGGGCTGCCGTATGCGAGCTCGGTGCGGGCGAAGAATCCGGCGGGACAGGATGTTGGAGTGATGCACGCCTGCGGGCACGATATCCATGTGACGACGATGATCGGCGTGGCGCGCCTGATGGTGGAGGAGAAGGCGAAGTGGCATGGGACGCTGATGCTGATCGGCCAGCCGAGCGAGGAGACGATCGACGGCGCTCAAGCTATGCTCGCCGACCACCTTTATGAGCGCTTTGGAACACCGGACATGGCGATTGCGCTGCATGACAGCAACTTGGCCGTTGGGACGCTTGCGATCGTTCCCGGCTATGCGATGGCGAGTTCCACTGGCATGGATGTCCTCATGCGCGGGGTGGGAGCGCATGCATCGCAGCCTCAGAGTGGCAAAGATCCGATCGTGATGTCGGCCGAGTTCATTGTGGCGCTGCAGACGATCGTGAGCCGGTCTACGCCGCCTCGGTCACCAGCCGTATTGACGGTTGGCGATATCCACGGCGGGACGAAGCGCAATATCATTCCCGATGAAGTGAAGATGGAACTGAACTTCCGTGCCTACGACGAGAGCGTCCGCCAGACGATCATTGCCGGAATCGAGCGCACAGCCAAGGGAATCGCGATTGCCGCGGGTGTTCCCGAGGATCGTATGCCCATTCTCACGATGCAGGAGTACACGCCTTCGATGTACAACGATCCCGCCCTATCAGCGCGGCTGGTCGCGTTGTTTCAACAGAAGCTTGGCAAGGAATCGATCGTCGAAGACGATCCGAAGATGGGAAGTGAAGACTTCGGCGTGTTTGGACTCGATCACAAGATTCCTGCGGTCATCTTCTGGCTGGGAGCTTACGATCCGGCGAAGGTGGCGGAGAGCAAGGCATCGGGGAAGCCGCTGCCTTCGCCGCACTCTCCTTTGTTTGCGCCGGTGCCGGAGCCGACGATTCGCATGGGCGTAACGGCGATGACGGATGCTGCGATCGCGCTGCTGCAGTGAAGAGACAAAGGCAAATGCGGGGGTCTCTCCACTGCGCTTCGCTCCGGTCGAGATGACGATTTTTTAGTGGGGTCTACTTTGCTGGCGCGGTTGCAGCTGGTGCTGGTTTGGTGAAGATCTTCAGCGCGTTCTGCACGGTGTAGTTGAGCCCCCACAGAGTGGGAAGCACGACGATCACCCAGGCGGCGGCGATTAATACGGGCGAGGACTTTTTTACTTCGGTCATGCTGAATCTCCTATGCGCAGTGCTCTTAGTGGGCTGCGCCTACCGGCGTGAGGGTCTCCGAATCTTTCAGCCAGTACTTCTCGCTGACCGGCTTCACAAAGAGGTTCGCAATGAAGCCAACGACAAGCAGGCCGGACATGATGTGCAGGATGAGCGGGTAGGCGTCCTGCTTGGGCAGCTTGTTGGCGACGTAGTGGTCGAGGATGCCGTTCACGATGAGCGGACCTACGATGCCGGCGGTCGACCATGCGGTGAGCAGGCGGCCATGGATCGCCGAGACGTTATAGCCCCCGAAGAGGTCCTTCAGGTAGGCGGGGATGGTGGCGAAGCCGCCACCGTACATCGAGATCACGACCGCGGAGATCAGGACAAAGAGAGTCACCGAGTTCAAGTGGTCGAGTCGTGTAAGCGGAAGAACGAAGTAGAGGACCGTACCCAGCGTGAAGAAGACGAAGTAGGTCACCTTGCGCCCGAGGATGTCCGAGCAGGAGGCCCAGATGAATCGGCCAGCCATGTTGAAGATGCTGAGAAGGCCGACGAATCCTACCGCCGCAGTGGGGGTGATGACGCCTTTGAAGAGATCCTGGATCATCGGGGCAGCCTGCTCGAGGATGCCGATGCCTGCGGTGACGTTGGTGAAGAGGATGATCCAGAGTAGAAAGAACTGCGGCGTCTTCCATGCTTGTGCGACGGCGACATTGTGCTTCGAGATGAGGGCGGATTGTTTGACCGGAGCGGTCCAGCCTTCGGGCTTCCAGTCCTTGGCGGGGACGCGGATGGTGAAGACGCCAAACATCATGAAGACGAAGTAGATCGCCCCCATGGTGATGAAGGTGTACGGAATGGAGGGCTGTCCGGCTGCCTTGAAGTGGGCCATCAACTGGTTGGCGAGCGGGCCACCGATCATCGCTCCGCCGCCGAAGCCCATAATGGCGAGGCCGGTTGCGAGGCCGGGGCGATCGGGGAACCACTTGATGAGGGTCGAGACGGGAGAGATGTATCCCAGGCCGAGGCCGATGCCGCCGATGACTCCGTAGCCAAGGTAGATGAGAGCGAGATTGTGGGTGCTGGCTCCGGCTGAGGCGATGAAGAAGCCGACGCTGAAGCAGAGCGCCGCGTAGAACATGGCCTTGCGTGGGCCGGCCTTCTCCAGCCATGCGCCGAAGAGCGCGGCTGAGATGCCTAGGAAGGCGATGGCGATGGAGAAGATGTAGCCGATCTCCTTGAGGTTCCACGCGGATCCGTCCGCACCATGCAGAGCGAGGAGGGGATTCTTAAAGACAGAGAAGGAGTAGACCTGACCGATCGAAAGATGGATGGCGAGAGCTGCGGGAGGAACAAGCCAGCGGCTGTAGCCGGCTGGTGCGATGGAATGATCACGATCGAGAAAGCCCAGGGACATTTTCAAAAACTCCAGTACTCAAGTGCTCTTTACATGCATGCAAAACAGCGTAGCGCGTCACATAGTAAAAGCCGATCACCCGAATGGGGCGATTTGGTGACAACCATACACCCTGCGCAAAACGATTGTCCGGGCGGCAGGTTCGTTTGTTTGCCTGTGGTGCGCGGCATAGCGTACCTTTTTGCTACCGTAGTGAAACTGAGGTAATGGTTTGATGGCTGGGCAGACTCTTGAGACACAGAACTCCAATCTAAGCTCGACCCTTCGCGAGAACCGGGTCTTCCCTCCCCCGGCCGAGTTTGCGGCGAAGGCTCATATCGGCAGCCTTGTAGAGTATGAGGCTCTGTACAAGAAGAGCGTCGAGGAACCCGACGCGTTCTGGGCGGATGCGGCGTCGGAGCTTGAGTGGTTTGCTCCGTGGTCGCAGGTGCTGGATGGCACTGGGCCGGATGCGAAGTGGTTCGTCGATGGCAAGATCAATCTCTGCCATAACTGCGTGGACCGACATGCTCTTGGCGCGAACCGGGACAAGGTCGCCATCTTGTGGGAGGGCGAACCCGGTGAGATTCGGCGGATTACCTACGGCGAGTTGCATGAACAGGTGCAGCGGTTCGCAAATGTGCTGAAGGCGCAGGGCGTGAAGAAAGGCGACCGCGTCGCAATCTACATGGGCATGTCGCCGGAGTTGGCGACCGCTCTGCTGTCCTGCGCGCGCATCGGTGCGGTGCATTCGGTGATCTTTGGCGGATTCGCCGCGCATGCGCTGGTAGACCGCATCAACGATTCCGAGTGCGTTGCGGTGTTGACGCAGGATGGAAGCTATCGCCGCGGCAGCGAGATCAAGCTGAAGGCGATCGTGGATGAGGCGCTGACGAAGTGCCCGTCGGTGAAGAGCGTCCTCGTGTATCAGCGGACAAAGTCTCCTATCGACATGCAGGAAGGGCGCGACATCTGGCTGCACGAGGCGGTGGAGTCCGTTGCGGCAGAGTGTCCTTGCGAGTGGATGGACGCGGAAGACCCGCTGTACATCCTTTACACTTCGGGGACGACCGGCAAACCCAAGGGGCTGGTGCATACGACCGGTGGATATGCGGTTGGAACATACCTCACCAGCAAGTACGTCTTCGATCTGCGGGGCGACGACGTCTACTGGTGCACGGCCGATATCGGTTGGGTGACCGGGCACTCGTACGTGGTGTACGGGCCGATGCAGAACGGTGTGACCGTGCTGATGTACGAGGGTGCTCCAAACTTCCCGGAGAACGACCGGTTCTGGAAGATCATCGACGAGCACAAGGTGACGGTCTTCTATACCGCGCCGACGGCGATCCGGGCGTTCATCAAGTGGGGCAATGAGTGGATAGAGAAGTACGATCTGGGATCGCTGCGGCTGCTGGGAACTGTCGGCGAGCCGATCAATCCCGAGGCGTGGATGTGGTATCACCGCATGGTGGGTAAGGAGCGGTGCCCGATCGCCGATACGTGGTGGCAGACGGAGACGGGCGCGATCATGATCGCTCCGATTCCGGGAGCAGTCGCGACGAAGCCTGGATCGGCGACGCGGCCATTCTTTGGAATTGTGCCGGAGATTGTCACAAAAGAGGGAGATCCGGTACCGGATGGGCAGGGCGGGCTGCTGGTGATCTCGAAGCCGTGGCCCTCGAGGGCGCGGACAATCTATGGCGACCCGGAGCGGTATCAGCAGGCTTACTTCAGCGAGGTGCCCGGTAAGTACTTTACTGGCGACGGCGCGCGGCGCGATGAGGATGGCTACTTCTGGCTGATGGGCCGGGTAGACGACGTTATCAACGTGAGCGGGCACCGGCTGGGCACGATGGAGATCGAGTCGGCTCTGGTGGCGCATACGAAGGTTGCCGAGGCGGCGGTGGTAGGGCGTCCCGACGAGATGAAGGGGCAGGCGATCGCAGCGTTCGTCACGCTGGAGCATGGCTACGAGGCGAGCGACGCTCTACGGCAGGAGCTGCGGCAGTGGGTGGCGAAGGAGATTGGAGCGCTGGCCCGACCGGACGATCTGCGGTTCACCGATGCCTTGCCGAAGACCCGGAGTGGAAAGATTATGCGGCGGCTGCTGAGGGAGCTGGCTACGACGGGTGAGGTGAAGGGCGATACGACGACGCTCGAAGACTTCGCTGTGGTGGCTCGACTAAGGGAGCAGGACGAGGCCTAGTGGCGGGGAGAAAGCCAGTTCCTTCGACTCGCGCGTGCGCTCGCTTAGGATGACAGGGCTGGTGGTCGGGGATCTCGGCTTTGCGAAGGATGACAAGAGCTAGATGATGGTTGAATGCAAATGAGAACGGCCTCCGGATGGAGGCCGTTCTCATGTGTGGATGTGCCGTTTGGTTACGCTGAGGTGTTTACCAGCGATCCGCTGCCTAGACCTTGTTGTACGAGATAGCTGGCGACGGCTTGAAGCGCGTCGTCCGTACTACCGGATGTCAGAAGAGTGCTGAGCTTGGTGACGAGCTTCTCGAGCGCCGTATCCGAGGTGCTGGAGGTTGCGTCCGACGTGCTGGCGGAGGTGCTGGAGCTTGAGTCAGAGGGCTTGATGCCTAGGTCGAGCTCCAGCTGCTTGATGTCGGACTGCGCCGCAGTGGTGTTGCCGGAGGTCAGATCCTTGAGGAACGAGGTCAGGTCCTTGGTCGTATTGGACTGCGTTGAGCTGGCCTTGAGGTCCTTCTGGAGCTGGGTCAGGGCCGTCTTCGCGCCGGTCGCGTCGCCGGAGGCGAGGTCCTTGAGCAGCGTGACGAGGTCCTGGGTAAGCGGGTCGAGCGAGCTGGTCGAGGAGTTGTCGGACGACGAGGAGAGAAGCGAGGACGAGGAAACTGCGCTGGTGGATGCGGTCTGGGAGGTGCTCGATGTGGTGACCGGGGTGTACGCGCTGTCGAGCAGCGACTGGAGAACAGAGGATGAGACACCAGTGGTAATAGACACAGAACGCTCCCTGAAGATTGATTGCCGCGGCAGAATCCTGGGGAAAGAACTCGGGGAGGATCGGATGCCGCTGGAACCATAGTGCCTTGAGGAAATGTGGAGTGAAATACCCCGATGGTGCTAAGCAAAGTTTGCCGTAAACGGCAGAATTTGCCGAGATTAGTCTCCTCGGGGGTCGCTTACACCAGGGACGTGTCGGAGTCCGTGGGCCGCGAAGGCAGAGTGAAGAAGAAGCTGGAACCCTCGTCCGGCTTGCTGGTGGCCCAGATGCGGCCGCCGTGCTGCTCGACGATGCTGCGGCAGATGGCGAGGCCGAGGCCGGTGCCTCCGCGAGAGCGCGAGTCCGAGGCGTCGACCTGGTGGAAGCGCTCGAAGATCTGCTCCAGCTTGTCCTCGGGGATTCCTGGGCCAGAGTCCTGAACCTCAATCTGGATCTCATCATTCTCCGTGCGGCTTGCCTTAAAGACGATGCGTCCGCCCTTGGGAGAGAACTTGATGGCGTTCGAGATGAGATTGTTGATGGTCTGCGCGACGCGGTCGGGATCGGCCCATGCGTCTACCTGTTGCGCCTCGACCTGGATCTCGATATCGGCCTTTGCGGCCTGCGTCTGCTGGGTTGCAGCCGCCTTGCGCAGCATCTCGTCGATGCCAAACATGCTGTAGTTCAGCTCGGTTTTGCCGCTGTTGATGCGTTCGAGGTCGAGGATGTCGTTGACGAGCGCGACGAGCCGGTCGGTGTTGCCGATGGCGATCTCAAGCATCTGCCTGGTGCGTTCGGGCTTGGAGGAGAGCGCTCCGCTCTGGATGAGGCCGAGCGAGGCGCGGAGCGAGGTCAGCGGCGTCCGGAGCTCGTGCGAGACCGTCGAGATGAACTCGTCTTTCATGCGGTCGAGGGCGCGGCGCTGCGTGGTGTCGGTGAAGGCCACGACGACGCCGACTGCCCGGCCGCCAGGGATCCTTTCGCCATCAACTGTCCGGACATCCGTATCGATCTGGGGGCGGGCGACGTAGTCCACCGGGAAGAAGGTGCCGTCTTTGCGCCAGAAGACCTCTGTCGATATCCGGGTGGTCTCCATCTTATGAAGACTGAGATTGATCGGACACGTCTCCCAGGAATAGTGCTGGCCGCTGGGATGGCGATGATGGATGAGGTCGTGCATAGACTGGCCAAGGGCCTCTGCGGGGTCGTAGCCGAGCATCTGCGCGGCGGCGGGGTTCATGACGGTAATTCGGCCTTCTAGATCGACACCGAG is part of the Granulicella aggregans genome and encodes:
- a CDS encoding L-lactate MFS transporter, producing the protein MSLGFLDRDHSIAPAGYSRWLVPPAALAIHLSIGQVYSFSVFKNPLLALHGADGSAWNLKEIGYIFSIAIAFLGISAALFGAWLEKAGPRKAMFYAALCFSVGFFIASAGASTHNLALIYLGYGVIGGIGLGLGYISPVSTLIKWFPDRPGLATGLAIMGFGGGAMIGGPLANQLMAHFKAAGQPSIPYTFITMGAIYFVFMMFGVFTIRVPAKDWKPEGWTAPVKQSALISKHNVAVAQAWKTPQFFLLWIILFTNVTAGIGILEQAAPMIQDLFKGVITPTAAVGFVGLLSIFNMAGRFIWASCSDILGRKVTYFVFFTLGTVLYFVLPLTRLDHLNSVTLFVLISAVVISMYGGGFATIPAYLKDLFGGYNVSAIHGRLLTAWSTAGIVGPLIVNGILDHYVANKLPKQDAYPLILHIMSGLLVVGFIANLFVKPVSEKYWLKDSETLTPVGAAH
- a CDS encoding energy transducer TonB is translated as MANTLQPLPEQLKPAAVAAKRAASASSRQFKDFGLLDAGKQSKASTATAIVINVLIVALVIVLSVTAKKTLDARREETMLIMPVVKPLPPPEPKILHEPPPPTPPVVKVDPPKIKLPDVKPIEAPKPAEVKMTQPAPVVTPAAPKKVVAPPAPVVVSLAHPMAASVVNNSPHPTAVALGSANNPIAPSNRPAVSAINLGQKGLAGMPASNTGGGPAATAVNLGSGSPGGQQMTGNGVRPVQGVKLGVAGGTGPMNSTGHTAGQVNLGQVQQVSLPKPGAAAAPGVPQNTPKVIYKPKPVYTAEATALHINGVVQVRIRVSATGAVTVLQITRPLGHGLDQSAEHAAQAMRFQPAVDANGHPVDWEGNVTVTFQSESNG
- the acs gene encoding acetate--CoA ligase — translated: MAGQTLETQNSNLSSTLRENRVFPPPAEFAAKAHIGSLVEYEALYKKSVEEPDAFWADAASELEWFAPWSQVLDGTGPDAKWFVDGKINLCHNCVDRHALGANRDKVAILWEGEPGEIRRITYGELHEQVQRFANVLKAQGVKKGDRVAIYMGMSPELATALLSCARIGAVHSVIFGGFAAHALVDRINDSECVAVLTQDGSYRRGSEIKLKAIVDEALTKCPSVKSVLVYQRTKSPIDMQEGRDIWLHEAVESVAAECPCEWMDAEDPLYILYTSGTTGKPKGLVHTTGGYAVGTYLTSKYVFDLRGDDVYWCTADIGWVTGHSYVVYGPMQNGVTVLMYEGAPNFPENDRFWKIIDEHKVTVFYTAPTAIRAFIKWGNEWIEKYDLGSLRLLGTVGEPINPEAWMWYHRMVGKERCPIADTWWQTETGAIMIAPIPGAVATKPGSATRPFFGIVPEIVTKEGDPVPDGQGGLLVISKPWPSRARTIYGDPERYQQAYFSEVPGKYFTGDGARRDEDGYFWLMGRVDDVINVSGHRLGTMEIESALVAHTKVAEAAVVGRPDEMKGQAIAAFVTLEHGYEASDALRQELRQWVAKEIGALARPDDLRFTDALPKTRSGKIMRRLLRELATTGEVKGDTTTLEDFAVVARLREQDEA
- a CDS encoding MFS transporter small subunit; this encodes MTEVKKSSPVLIAAAWVIVVLPTLWGLNYTVQNALKIFTKPAPAATAPAK
- a CDS encoding amidohydrolase, with protein sequence MSALVDKQESNLLATYKSLHAAPELSHHEEKTSALLAGELRAAGYEVTEHVGVYADGSKAFGVVAILKNGAGPTLLVRADMDALPVTEKTGLPYASSVRAKNPAGQDVGVMHACGHDIHVTTMIGVARLMVEEKAKWHGTLMLIGQPSEETIDGAQAMLADHLYERFGTPDMAIALHDSNLAVGTLAIVPGYAMASSTGMDVLMRGVGAHASQPQSGKDPIVMSAEFIVALQTIVSRSTPPRSPAVLTVGDIHGGTKRNIIPDEVKMELNFRAYDESVRQTIIAGIERTAKGIAIAAGVPEDRMPILTMQEYTPSMYNDPALSARLVALFQQKLGKESIVEDDPKMGSEDFGVFGLDHKIPAVIFWLGAYDPAKVAESKASGKPLPSPHSPLFAPVPEPTIRMGVTAMTDAAIALLQ